A genomic window from Candidatus Pelagisphaera phototrophica includes:
- a CDS encoding arylsulfatase — MKKLTFAILMTVLTASAADRPNVIILITDDQGFGDLSCHGHPILETPAFDALHRESVRLGNFHVAPVCTPTRSELMTGLYALRNKASTVPSARNWMRRDIVTMPETFLANGYATGLFGKWGLGDAYPNRPMDRGFVHAIWHKGWGLASENEYDNDYYYTRYLDGTEVKYSDRFCANLWFDEAMKWMDQKLEAEQPFFTYIALNTPHSPFHPLEEDFEKYKHKVEDERIAKFYGLIGNADENFSRLEEWLEQRGAKDNTIVLFMNDNGTALGDGIYNAGMRGKKGSGYEGGHRAFCFLRWPNGDLGSPRTIGTVSHVVDLAPTFVDLLNFKVPATAEPFDGLSLVPVFKDAAALDERKAIVQFGGRTKPEKYFRSSVMWKDWRLQGDSELYNLENDPSQAANVFAEYPDIARELKGYYDAYWASIEASIDVIEPIVVGNSAEPITHLACSNWLDADFDNRDKVAGADSMGGPWHIEVEKEGNYRVQLSRWPFYMNRPLSAIGPGETIGGMPIDLGVAMPIALGTLSLNGGARMVAKPNHEGTLIELTIEMPLGRQTLQAWFHDDSGKQLSGAFYATLAHLPN, encoded by the coding sequence GTGAAAAAACTGACTTTTGCAATCTTAATGACGGTTTTGACCGCTTCGGCAGCAGACCGTCCGAACGTCATAATTCTTATTACCGATGATCAAGGCTTCGGTGACCTTTCATGTCACGGACATCCCATACTTGAAACGCCTGCCTTCGATGCGTTACACAGGGAGAGCGTTCGTTTGGGTAATTTCCACGTCGCACCTGTCTGCACGCCAACTCGGAGCGAACTAATGACTGGTCTGTATGCACTTCGCAACAAAGCAAGCACGGTACCATCCGCCCGCAATTGGATGAGACGCGACATCGTGACCATGCCAGAGACCTTTTTGGCTAATGGATACGCTACGGGATTATTCGGTAAGTGGGGTCTTGGGGATGCCTATCCCAACCGGCCCATGGATCGTGGTTTCGTGCATGCAATTTGGCACAAAGGCTGGGGATTGGCATCAGAAAACGAATACGACAATGATTATTACTACACCCGGTATTTGGATGGGACTGAGGTAAAATACTCCGACCGTTTTTGCGCAAACCTATGGTTTGATGAAGCTATGAAATGGATGGACCAGAAGCTGGAAGCTGAACAACCGTTTTTCACCTACATAGCTCTCAATACGCCTCACAGTCCTTTCCACCCTCTTGAAGAGGATTTTGAGAAATACAAGCACAAGGTCGAGGACGAGAGAATTGCGAAATTCTACGGTCTCATCGGGAACGCAGACGAGAATTTTAGCAGGTTGGAGGAATGGCTCGAACAAAGGGGCGCAAAAGATAACACGATTGTCCTCTTTATGAATGATAATGGAACCGCCCTCGGTGATGGCATTTACAATGCGGGCATGAGAGGCAAAAAAGGGTCCGGATATGAAGGCGGCCATCGAGCCTTCTGCTTTCTTCGCTGGCCCAATGGTGATCTGGGCTCACCGAGAACTATCGGAACGGTTTCTCATGTTGTGGATCTCGCCCCGACATTCGTTGATTTGTTGAATTTCAAAGTGCCAGCTACTGCGGAGCCATTCGATGGACTTTCTCTTGTACCCGTCTTCAAAGACGCAGCTGCTTTAGACGAAAGAAAGGCCATTGTTCAGTTTGGCGGCAGGACGAAGCCAGAGAAGTACTTCAGGAGCTCTGTTATGTGGAAAGATTGGCGATTGCAGGGTGATTCTGAACTCTACAACCTAGAGAATGATCCTAGCCAGGCGGCAAATGTCTTCGCGGAGTATCCCGATATCGCTCGCGAGCTGAAGGGTTATTACGACGCATATTGGGCATCGATTGAGGCATCTATCGATGTAATAGAGCCGATTGTTGTCGGCAATTCAGCAGAGCCCATAACGCATCTTGCCTGTTCCAACTGGTTGGATGCGGATTTTGATAACCGCGATAAAGTTGCGGGGGCAGATTCTATGGGCGGACCTTGGCATATAGAAGTAGAAAAAGAGGGTAATTATAGGGTACAACTTAGTCGTTGGCCTTTTTACATGAATCGTCCTCTTTCGGCCATCGGTCCTGGCGAAACCATTGGGGGAATGCCTATTGATTTGGGCGTCGCTATGCCGATTGCTTTAGGAACGCTGAGCTTGAACGGGGGAGCCCGCATGGTGGCTAAGCCGAATCACGAGGGCACTCTGATTGAGCTCACGATTGAAATGCCTC